In a genomic window of Methanogenium sp. S4BF:
- a CDS encoding DUF2206 domain-containing protein — MSLFIGYKEPLSTISLLITFNIAYVILIILGRNNSHYTVNAIISVQFSKIEKLALTFILTLPAAIIVSMHISNVYETNLFLIATLLAIPVYLLFLTFYRENINENIFPLSVLSISFSLLSILMLRFQYIWGADVHIEYGQFFLTTFDNLNWIYLGLNLGTALSITLLPAIISSVCKVENLEMLFKFIFVFICSFTSLAVYYTLKEYFAPFLAFFASLYFILQTAFLQTAGSPRTSIAIFFCTLVFYVAINGRIKEKSKVILLLLFVASIIFSHYSTAYIFLFILIFLTIVKNNKYFTNNPPNHFSYNLILFYIVLLIAWTFLLLGGGSLISGIDSVGSSIMELLFNVQPETVETLTEKELLLNPKLEYGYLTFFNYFFYIGSIICIGLGVCFSILLQIQEKHKFVKTKVGSLKDVIPKIGIEYTTCAVACVLILIAFITMPSINQAYDGSRIFSLTAIFLSPFLVIGVISITRCITRIFLPYIIPIKVEKISKCLLLFLIIGFYLFSLGLPYQIFGIHQYMLSQESTTYMKGNINTNEKFAALWLKDKYEQNTNVIRPRSGTKELISAGRFDYKLITYPKYEKSYVYFGNYETIEGNYGAYIKENYIKRPNKIFTNKYANIFYI, encoded by the coding sequence GAACCTTTATCAACAATATCTCTCCTAATAACTTTTAATATTGCCTATGTTATTTTAATAATTTTGGGCCGTAACAATTCCCATTATACTGTAAATGCTATTATATCAGTTCAATTTTCCAAAATCGAAAAATTGGCCCTTACTTTCATTTTGACTCTACCTGCTGCAATTATTGTATCAATGCATATATCAAATGTCTATGAAACCAATTTATTTCTTATTGCAACATTATTGGCAATACCTGTTTATCTATTGTTTCTAACTTTTTATAGAGAGAATATAAATGAGAATATATTTCCATTATCTGTTCTATCAATATCGTTTTCTCTCTTATCAATTCTCATGCTTCGCTTTCAATATATTTGGGGTGCTGATGTTCACATTGAGTATGGGCAATTTTTCTTAACTACTTTTGATAATCTCAATTGGATATATTTAGGACTCAATTTGGGTACTGCTTTGTCCATTACTTTACTTCCAGCAATTATTAGTTCTGTTTGTAAAGTTGAAAATCTGGAGATGTTATTTAAATTTATATTTGTTTTCATTTGTTCTTTTACTTCATTGGCAGTATATTACACGTTAAAAGAGTACTTTGCCCCTTTTTTGGCTTTTTTTGCCTCCCTCTATTTTATTTTACAAACAGCCTTTTTACAGACAGCAGGATCACCTCGAACAAGTATTGCAATCTTTTTTTGTACATTGGTATTTTATGTCGCAATTAATGGTCGCATAAAGGAAAAATCTAAGGTTATATTATTATTACTTTTTGTTGCGTCGATTATCTTCTCTCATTATTCGACAGCATATATATTCTTGTTTATTTTAATATTTTTGACAATTGTTAAAAATAACAAATATTTTACTAATAACCCACCTAATCATTTCAGTTATAATTTAATATTATTTTATATTGTCTTGCTTATAGCATGGACATTTCTTCTATTAGGAGGAGGATCATTAATTTCTGGAATTGATTCAGTGGGGTCCTCAATTATGGAATTATTATTTAACGTTCAACCGGAAACGGTTGAAACTCTAACTGAAAAAGAACTTTTGTTAAATCCAAAATTAGAATATGGCTATCTAACATTTTTCAACTACTTTTTTTATATTGGCAGTATTATTTGTATTGGATTAGGTGTGTGTTTTAGTATATTATTACAAATACAAGAAAAACATAAATTTGTTAAAACCAAAGTTGGTTCTCTAAAAGATGTGATTCCAAAAATTGGAATTGAGTATACTACTTGTGCTGTTGCATGTGTTTTAATATTAATCGCATTTATAACCATGCCATCAATAAACCAGGCATATGACGGTAGTAGGATTTTTTCTTTGACAGCAATTTTTTTATCCCCATTTTTAGTAATTGGTGTAATTAGTATCACAAGATGTATAACACGTATATTTCTTCCATATATTATACCTATCAAAGTAGAAAAAATATCAAAATGTCTATTATTATTTTTAATAATTGGTTTCTATCTTTTCTCTTTGGGTCTGCCATATCAAATTTTTGGAATACACCAATATATGTTAAGTCAAGAGTCAACGACGTATATGAAGGGAAATATAAATACAAATGAAAAGTTTGCTGCATTATGGTTAAAGGACAAGTATGAACAAAATACTAATGTTATAAGGCCTAGATCTGGTACAAAAGAATTAATAAGTGCAGGTAGATTTGACTATAAATTAATAACATACCCTAAATATGAAAAATCCTATGTATATTTTGGAAACTATGAGACAATAGAAGGTAATTATGGCGCATATATTAAGGAAAATTACATAAAAAGACCAAATAAAATATTTACAAATAAATATGCCAACATATTCTATATTTAA